TCCAGCTCGGGCCCGCAACTTTCCACCATGGCAATTTTTGCCATACTTAATATTTCTCCCGCACATCCTTGAGCATATAACTCCATAATGATCCCAAGGAACCACATGCCAAATATGAAGACATTTGGAATCGTCTAGACATACCTTTGAAAAACATGTGGTGAGTGGGGCTTGGCAATGTCTGCAGacattaatgattccaagacttttgatcttcataTCTTTCTTTAAAtcgcacgaaatctgcaccatttctccaaatcacaatgtatttctcttattcctctcttcatctcttgattttgcaacttcctaatcctagaaaacaaagtcatggttcttcatcttccatttcctgctcGTTCGAAAAAATGGTGaatctacgttattttcatcgtttttcccagtttatcatattgggttcataaaaaaatgtaagtatatgctGTTTTTTCTACGTTTTCCCCCATAAATCCACTTAGCATATGCGGTTATCGCGAGGTCTTcggggagaaatttatcgatttcacTTCGCGAAACGCTGATTACGCAAAGTTTGCGAGGTAATTTGATAAATTTCTCTCGCAGACTCCGCGAATTCAGAGTTTTGCGAAGCcagagcgtcacatttctcctcgcagactctgcgaaatcattgtttcgcgaagtcagagcgtcacattccttgcacatttatgttcgcatacttagcgaatcgtcgtttcgcgaagccaaatcttccttttttctgactaacacgattaaatttttctgaaggtggttgaatacgtaatatTCATTCCTGGAAGCCGATGTGTTagggtgccatgagagacatccattcGAAAACGCCTGGACTTCCAACCGTCAGTTGTGAATAAGAGTGtacaccgtgggacacgtccatccctctGTGGTTAATAATAAcctatgtataatgaagtgatttgttaggagtttattgtggcaatcttagtGAATAGTAGCCTATGTATTATGAGATGATTTGTtaagagtttattgtggcaatcttattgtaaattttgataatgttatgattttaatgttagaatcctttgttgtttgcaattttttgttatataccacttcgcgaattagctacaAAACATatacaggcttcgcatatgcgaattaaattcatcaaataaATCAAACTCTAACTTCGCAGACTttgcatatgcgaactaaattcatcaattattatgaacattagcttcgcaggcttcgcataatatggaatttgcgaagtcagacgggaggggacgagacgcgcgtaaatattgagggtattatgggaaagtcacacaaaatcagtctagatatgtagtaggttgagtaaatgagtttaaTGTGTAAATGGATcttccatttgacctagttttgtaattttccccttaaaaaaataaactaactAATTCCTTATTAAGGTTGACAATTTTTTAGCGTCATAATATGATTTGGAGATAATTTCAAAAAGTAAtgtgttttcatgttttcactctaatgtaattttttttcttgcAAAAAAGAGAATTGGAGTCATATAGAATCACTTATTATGATTTTTCAGGAAGAGaaatattaattttgaaattaaccATATAATTTAGAATAACTACATTTATATCTATATAATTATGTGGAAAATACAAATCACTTAATATGATTTTTCATGAAGAGAAATTGTACGGTGCTTTGATTGTATTACACATCCAAATGGCTTCTGGATATCTCTTAGTTTAGTTTCTAGTGGGAGGCTGGCTGTAAGTTGTTATCAGATGTCTTCGGGGCAACTCTTCTCTTCCTCACTACTCTTCTAATCTCCCACATTCATGGGTCTGCCATAGAAGTAACATTTTCCTAGGTAGGTTCAAGGGGCTCCTCATTATGCAAGGCCAATTGGAGTTTGCGTTTGGCTACGTTAGACTTTGAGGATGTGTTAGACCTATTGCTCGAGCTCACATTCCCTATTGTTGTTCTATTTAGACCCTTCCAGGTTCCATAGGATTTACGATTAAAAGGAGAGGCTCTTAGGATAAGGATGAAAGGCCAGTTATCACCTACATGTTCCTGGTCTTTTGTCATACAATCATTCAACATATATCCAATCAGACCACATGGATAGCAAAAGTTTGGAAGGTTTTTGTACCTAAAATAGACCTAGCAAGTCGTCCCCACGCTATTACGGATGTACGTCCCCCTTGCGAGTGTCTTATTAACGTCAATCTCCACGCGTACCTTGATACTGCTGCCCAAGGTTCCAATATCCTCCTGTTGGATCATAATAACATTGCCAATTTTGCTAGCCACCAGGTGAATGGAGCGATGGTCTCTTCTGTTCAATAGAAGATCATGTATTCTTACCCAAAAACTGCAATggtttatttcaattttttatggTTATTCAAAATCTTGCACCTCTATCATGAGAATTAGCTGtctatcaaattgccatggtCCGTTCAGCAATACCCATTTTTTATCCCTTGGACTTTCAAATAAACATATGGAAGTGCCTTTACCTGCATCCTCGAGCTTGAAGTCATCAGAGATTTTCCACATACCTGAGAGTGCCTAATGGGGCCGGCACCTCCCAACCCCGGCACCACCTCGGAGTAGAGTGATTATAGGGCTCCTCCATCCCCGAACTTTCTCAATTGGGCAGCCTAGCTAAAAGAGATGGAAGGTGCCCAGCCCAATGAGCCAGACTCGTTTTTTTACTTAAGTCTATTCTCTACGTTGTTTTGAGAGGacttaagtaaaaaaaaaaaaatcttacatataaattcacttTTCAAAATATgaagtcataattttgaattatatcaaactaataaaaacatcatttttaatctattttaagaattagagtttataaattaagaatctagaatatattgtccatggtttaaaatttattaattagagtTTAGAATTATTAAATTAGAATGTAAAAACATAGTCTATTTATgagatataaaaaataatgacatattcgaATATTCGAAATTAAGTttaataatttgatttaattacaaattacaattttatagTTAGTCATCAGATTCATGTGGGAAGCCCAAACCCAGTCAATATCTAGCCCAACCACCCctccttgttttcttttattctcGTCCCTTCATTACCCAAATCTGTCACCGGTTCACCACTTTTCGTTTCGACTCTAACTGTTGCACATAGTCGTTGCTCTTTCATCTGCTCcgttcaaatatttttttattgtaaattatcgttttaattaaatttaggtTACTGTTATGTATTTTGTATTAAAAAATGGTTTGATTAATTGAGGATTTAATTTGATGTTTTTtaaattagtattattatttgattgtttaatttaatttagctATGAAAATCTTAATTGATTAGAAATTTAATAGATTTAGGTTTATGATtaaattgaaaatattaattgataaatttagggatttaattgataaatttaggTTACAAATTTAAGGGTTTATGGTATATATTAAATTGAGTTAATTATTCTGATATAAATTTAGGAGGTTTTACTGTGGTATTTAGCTTTTTATCCACATAGATTAAATAGcagtaaaaaatataaataaaaattactaaggcaaaagaaataaaaaaaaataaacatgagTATAACCATTCCTTCAATTGGATTTTAAGCAAAATTATCATAGTTTATTTTATAACTGAAACCagttaagaataaaaaaaaagtagttgAAATTACAGATTTTATTGAAGACTAATTTTAAATTAAGGGGATGTTTGGTAGCTCATTTTCAtgctcttttttttatttttcacttcAAAAAGCAGAGTTTTATGTGTTTGACTAGTGACATCCTATTTGTATTTTACTATTGAAAATTAGTCTTTtgcaaaagcagagaatctatGTTTTTTTGGAAAAGTAGCTTTTTTCAACAACAAACAATATGTAAAACAAATGGGTCCTAAGATTTTACTCGGGATTGAAAATTACAGATTTCACTGAGATCATTCCCACGAGacacttttaattaatattttgaaatttagtaaGGACAAAGTGAAAAAAGAGCTCGTCTTCTAATGGTGATATTATTAATGATACCCGAAGAATGTAAAGCAAATGACGAATACCATACTCAAATAAGATTTACAATAAGGAGCCGATGTTTGGTTAAAGGCTATTCTCAATTAAAAAATCACAATTTCCAGTAgacaaaatttattaataaaaatatgagCTTTTAAAAACATTAGTTTGATAGATTTCCTTATTTAGTGTATCTAAAAATGTTACATTTTGTTTGTATTGTTATTTGTTTGTTGGGTAATAAAAGTGGGGATGctgcttttatatatataaaaaaaattggttataCTAATTGGAAAAATgttttgaaattctttttattgtttaggAAGGAGACACATCCGGTTCATACAATGGTGCTAAAGTGAAGTTTGATCTATACCTAAAAACCAAACAAAAAATGTGAATTATATGTTATcatcaaaatgttaaaaaaaggAGGTTCAATATGGCACTCGGTTAACAACGTTTTTACATGTTATTCGATGTTTTTTGAAGGCAAGTTTGACATTTTGAGAACACGATGAGTCTGAAATATCGAAGCGGTCATTTCTCCCACTTATCAAATAATTTTGTAAGCATTCTAAAAAGTTAGTAAAGTACAACAATCAAATGCTCCAAATAATAATCAATTGACTgaaattacaattaaaaaagACTAGAAGATTGTgctattaaaacaaaaaaaattattctcaaCGAGATTGAAGATAagttcttttttcttttgatcGATGTGAATTGTTCAGTTAAAGAGCAAGTTGGTGTGGTTTTGAGATTTGAATGGTCGTGATCAAATAACTTCTTAGGATAGTAGTACATGTTAGTGACACGACCACAAATTGTTTGAAAAAGACTATTAATGCTTTCTTTGTAAGTAATAGATTATAACTTTTGAAGTTTAGAGATCAAGATTATGATAAAACTTCTAGTATGCGTGGGGAACTTCATGGACTAAAAATACTTTTTTGATATTCATAAGTCGGACCAAATGACTCATTATATTTACAAACTGTCTTAAGTGACGCAATTATAAGATCTCATTTTCAAATGGTTTCCTCACAACATCTTCAAGAGTACTCTGATTTCACAGTAAAATTCTTTATCAAAGATGCAGAAGTTGAAAGAAAGGTGGATTAAGACCTATGTTCTTACCAAATAAGCCCACAAAGCCCAAAGACTCTAACCACTCTACATCCTACTATATATCTCTCCATAGGTGCAAGTTATGGTTACTCTCTATATACTTGATATACTTCTACTAATTTTGACATCCCGAATGTAAAAAGGGATCATCCCGAAGCACGATCCGAGTGTAAAAAGGAATCATCCCGAAGCAGGACTAACAACTAGATAACATCAACAATTCAACAACCATAATATTTACTATCCATAGACAACAATCGACCAGACCATTAAATTGAAATTTAACAATTATGCAAACAATGGTGCAATTTCACTTGCACCCTGAAACGGtcaaagaaaacaaacaaaacgACATAAACAATGACAAAATATTTATagcaaataaaagaatttatatattgaattaaatttcaaaaaagaaaagaaaaaaaaattgccaCTACCCACGTGACCATGTACATTACCTCTTCACTCCAAGAGGGGGAATCaagggaaaaaaaaaatgaagtctTGGGTGAGCTAATATCTGACCcccaaaagagaaaaaaaatgtatttttatttaattcatcattatttaatttttttttttgttggtttccTAAAATGAGTCTGTTTAATACGAAATGGGCTGGAATGGGCCTGTAATGGGCTCTAGTACAGGAAAACTTCAACACTGGAATTTCTTACTTGAAGGCAAAGCGGGCACGCTTGAGCCAGTTGGTCACATTCTGTACAAAGACAGAGATGCCGACACGGCAGCACCACCACCGTCGCCGCTCTTTTCTGGCACCCTTTACAACTGGGCCCACCTGACACTGTTACCCTCTCCGGGTCCACATACGCCGATTCCGCATCCTCCGCCTGCCCTTCTACTCCCCCGCCGGATGAACCTAGACCACCATCATCCCCCCCTCTCCTGTTATCCTGCACCACTCCTCCGTTCATTATAGCTTGCTGTAATTGTGCCTGCAACGCCGCCGCCGTAGCCTCCTGCGCCCTTGCCTTCGCTTGCCAAACCTGCGCCTCCACGCTAAGTTGAGTGGCGCGTGCTTCTAACTCAGCGTTGCGCCGAGCGGCCTTCTCCACTTCCGCCTCTTTCTCCCTCAATCTTCTTCCGATTGAATCCTCCGCTGCGCTTATTAGCGCACGATAGTGCCTGTGCCTCTTCTCTGCTAATGTGCGCCTCAACTGCTCTCCCTGTACGGAACATAAACCATCCCtcaaaactcaatttttttCCCCTTTCCCCCAATTGAGTAgataaaagagaagaaaatcATACCTGCGCCTGAAGGAATTGATCAATTTCTTCTCTCTGGCGTTTAATCTGAGAGGTAAAATCTTCCGATAGTAAAGATAAGATAGTAGAAGAGGATTGGCAGAGGAAATTCTGTTGCTGTTGctgttgctgttgttgataaTGTTGATTTTGCTGAATTTGTTGGTCGCCGAAGGACAATCGGAGGCCAGTTGAAACGACATTCTGTTGAGATTGATTATTATGAAGTTGAGAAAGATCAATCAAGTGAGAAGTTTGTTGCTGCAAAGAAAATGGATGGATTGGCGTGGCGGTAGTTATTCCGGCAGTTGTTGATGAAGCGACTTCTCTTGCTCTCTTTCTCGGATTACTATTATGATGATTATTATTAGCCCCTGTTTTCCATATCCAGATTGATTTCAATCCTCAGAAATTCCCAGAGAGACacaaaaatgaaaagaacaAGCAACAGTAGATGCTAACCTCCATTAGTGAAAAGCATAGGAGATTGATCAAGAAAGGCTCCGGGATGCGGTTGCAATGAGTAATCAAGACCGTCTTGGGCGTTTCTGCAAATAGGAATGAAAGAAAACAGAGTTAAAGAAATGAAGAAAGAGAGTAAAATAAAGATTGAGAGAGAttagaagaaaaagaggaaggAACCTGTTGAGAAGGAGAACATTGGAAGGGTATTGAGCTTGAACAGCCATTGATATGATATGATATTGAAGAAAAGGGGGAACAAGTGTGAGATGTAAATAGGGAAGAAAAAGAGCAATAAACGCTAACACATAAGAAGCATGAAAAGAAAAGATGCCCCTGAAGCTAAGGCGGACTCTTCAatgaaaaagagagagagagagaattgaaataaaaacaaattaaatttcttttgtACAGAAGGAAGGAGAAATAGAGaagtgatgaatgaatcaatgAATCCCCAACTGCCTTTTCATATGCCTTTGCCTTGTTATCGTCTCATCATcatattttccatttttcacctaataatttaattcaatttcttcttcccccaattcttttcatttatacttTCTTCCTCCCTCCCTTTGCGTATGGTAtggtaaataaataataatgttgtttgtttctctctctagaacaATAGAGATTGAAACGAATGagtccaagagagagagagacaccTTCCCTTATTATgctctttcttttttatttgctttctcttcttcttcttcaccacTCCCTTTTCATTCATTTACTTACTTCCTACTACCTAcctacttttctttttttctacttacatttttctaacattatgggtctgtttggttcagctgttagctaatagctgttgcggttgctgttaactatttgcagttgcagtaagctgttagctgtttgttattagctgtttaattactagtgtttggtaaaattatattgaactgttgctgttcggatttaaaatgtctaaaatggatatgttttaaattaatcaacgatgaaattataaaaggaaaaatgtgaaattaAAAAACATGGTACAGTTTTACTCATAACGTTGACAGCTAAGagaaattttacctctaacattggcaaattgggtcgatttcagatattattaaaaaaacatagatattttatttcatattcAACACGAATTGCACATACCaatagttctaaaaaaaatctatattttttgtgatttaataataaatttgaaaattaatatttataaattcgtcgaaatagttgaaatttttttttgttcaactcgtacaaaagacaatatattttttattttcttaaaaaaaaatcacgtctAATTATATGTTTGCGATCTGTTACTAACAATGATAAAGtggtgcacatgtgaagtgtagatgacaatattcatgaccaagaagacagtttgataaattatttctcaaattgacccaacctgtcaatgttaggggtaaaattgcttttgactgccaatattaggggtataattgcacaattttagacattaaaggtaaaattgctcatagctacaaatgttagggatatttttgtaccatatcctattataaaataaaaaatgtgttacgcaaattaataaaaataatttatataaaaaataaaaaaaattactgaacgcaacaaaaccttgttcttccggtaattatgttgtagaaatataaataatgttaaagaataaacatattttgtggaaataagaaggataattttgtcaataataaataactacaaacagctgtttatgaaaagctccaaatatgaGCTTTTCGTAAAACGCTCCAAAACGTTGCAGTTCCAGAGAAAACGCTAAACGCtacggttatataaacctaaccaaacgctatatttcttgcggtttggagtgaaacgctaaacgctcatccgaaaagctgaaacaaacaccctctatattaaaaaaaaaacttaatacacCATTTGTCCCTgaatttatcaaaaaattcgaTTGATCTTAAGGCCCGTTTGCTTTAGCTACTGTTttctgttacggtttgctgaaaaaaactgctttttcaaaaagcagaggttctctgcttttgtaaaatacTACTTTTCAGAGGTAAGAgtcaaacatgagatcactaaccaaacacttaaaaccttcattttcgaagtgaaaatgcaaataGAGCATGAAAACAGctaacaaacacccccttaTAATCTTTCGCAGTGTCTCGAtatccctaaacttgtttaaaacgtCTCAATAGTCCACTGACTTGATtataatgtaatcaattaatcattcggttgcaaAACTAAGAAGAAAGTTCTTACTTGTTCAActgtaaaacttgtcttctctaatattagaactgtaTACTCTAactttggttgttttacttttcCAAAACACGTGCAACACACTTTCCGTATGTATTACAGTGTTTTAAAAAGGGGACCGGACCGACCAGTTGGAACGTGAACCAACCATGAGTATGATCTGGTTATAGATTCTACGGTTTAACAATGTTAAACCGGATTGAACCGGGATCAAACCGATGAaccaaattaatttattatataatatatttataatatcatTCGGTTAAACCATTCTGGTTCAATCGATTGAACCAGTAAATCATTAACCCAATCATCATTCCGGTTTGATAtaacattgtttttttttataatcgggtgattaatttattatattttacgtaagtttGAAAGGCTATTTGGATATTTTATTAAAGTTTAAGGAGGTTTGGGAATATTTGAAAAAGTTTAGGTgggaaatgatgtattaagggTAGAAAAACAAAGGTGGGTTAAAGAGTACGATAGTAGTGGTTATAAGTTGGGGGGTTCCTCTGCCTCTGAGTTTGTTTGTATTATGGTCCCATATGCCATATGCTTCTCTCTCTCGCCagctttcttttcttttctttttacttatttattattgatatcgTCTCGTCTGAATTTATTGTTTAGAATTAATTATTAGGCACTACAATTCATgtgaataaattaattaattaaaatcacaATTAATTTCTAGATGTTTGCTTATAACACATTCCAAGTATGAAAGCTAAGCTATCTTATTGTCTATATTTGAAAAtactaaaaagaaaagaaaagaaagaataatCCACGTAAATTGATGCACATTTTGTGATACATcattctttaattaattttagaaTCTTATCTTAGAaagtaaagaaaagaaaagatcaaAATGGTTCCAATCTAATAGCAAGATTGCTGGCTTCATTTCTTTTAAAGATTGCTGTGTTTGATCAAGATTTGGTCAAATTTTTATTATGCAATTAACTcttctatatatacatatatccaTATTTTAAGGCTGCAACAACTATctcattttcaaaatttttagtTTAACTTTTACAGATAATTATGCGTTACTATTAACCCTATTCAAGTGGTTATAATATTCTTGCTCCTTTTAATTAGCCTATTCACCaaacaataacttcattttcAATTATCATTTAATAAACCAAATAATTACTAATTCTTATCAAAGAAATCTCGGATAAGTTATAAAACTCATCTTTAATTTTCAGATGAGAAATTATATAGCTATAAAACCAATTTAGTTTTATAGAAATACTCTATAGGTGAACATTTATATAGGTTATCCGTGTTacctattatttggttacaTTTGATTTGACCCTTGATCTATTAcgattggtgaaatttcacacAATTTGTATTAAAACTTAACCAAATCATTATCTTATTGATAAGTAACAATATTTTAACACTCGAacgtaatagattttagtttgtaatttgttttttatttttttaatctaattaattatttccacaaaatgtggtaaaaaaaactttaagaaatatcaaGTGTGAAgctcaagtgtcaaaatattgtTATTTgtcaatgagataacgattc
The sequence above is drawn from the Euphorbia lathyris chromosome 6, ddEupLath1.1, whole genome shotgun sequence genome and encodes:
- the LOC136233513 gene encoding BOI-related E3 ubiquitin-protein ligase 1-like, with the translated sequence MAVQAQYPSNVLLLNRNAQDGLDYSLQPHPGAFLDQSPMLFTNGGANNNHHNSNPRKRAREVASSTTAGITTATPIHPFSLQQQTSHLIDLSQLHNNQSQQNVVSTGLRLSFGDQQIQQNQHYQQQQQQQQQNFLCQSSSTILSLLSEDFTSQIKRQREEIDQFLQAQGEQLRRTLAEKRHRHYRALISAAEDSIGRRLREKEAEVEKAARRNAELEARATQLSVEAQVWQAKARAQEATAAALQAQLQQAIMNGGVVQDNRRGGDDGGLGSSGGGVEGQAEDAESAYVDPERVTVSGGPSCKGCQKRAATVVVLPCRHLCLCTECDQLAQACPLCLQVRNSSVEVFLY